One stretch of Solenopsis invicta isolate M01_SB chromosome 16, UNIL_Sinv_3.0, whole genome shotgun sequence DNA includes these proteins:
- the LOC105193838 gene encoding high mobility group protein HMGI-C, whose translation MSDDNSPVVEEQKKKRGRPAKADKNAVKEPKKRGRPAAEKNNAVRPAKSDNEDDAPPGPVKKGRGRPKGSHKKKQGPPKGTTTSSRGRGRPKKTEEKPELTGEDEDEQEEEEEEEEN comes from the exons ATGTCAGACGACAATTCGCCTGTGGTGGAGGAGCAAAAAAAGAAGAGGGGCAGGCCAGCCAAGGCAGACAAGAATGCCGTTAAGGAGCCCAAAAAGAGGGGTAGGCCCGCCGCGGAAAAGAATAACGCGGTACGTCCCGCAAAATCTGACAACGAGGACGACGCACCACCTGGACCTGTTAAAAAAGGAAGGGGTAGACCTAAGGGCTCCCACAAGAAGAAG CAAGGACCACCAAAAGGCACAACTACTTCGTCACGTGGTCGTGGTAGACCGAAAAAGACAGAAGAGAAACCTGAGCTCACCGGCGAGGATGAAGAtgagcaggaggaggaggaggaagaggaggagaattGA